The Brevibacillus choshinensis genome includes a region encoding these proteins:
- a CDS encoding VOC family protein codes for MTLRLTPYLMMDGNAKEAIEFYEKALEAKVLFQQTFGEMPENPEFPLPEAARNRIGHAMIKIGESELMFSDTFPGQPVQIGNQVTICISTNDPAKSRQLYEALQEGGTVVMPLQEAFFSPAYGIVTDKFGVSFQIYTEGQHNM; via the coding sequence ATGACACTGCGATTGACTCCCTACCTCATGATGGATGGTAATGCAAAAGAGGCCATCGAGTTCTACGAGAAAGCATTGGAAGCGAAAGTGCTCTTCCAACAAACGTTCGGAGAGATGCCGGAAAACCCTGAGTTTCCTTTGCCTGAAGCTGCCCGTAATCGCATCGGACATGCCATGATCAAGATCGGAGAATCCGAGCTGATGTTTTCGGATACGTTCCCTGGTCAGCCCGTTCAAATTGGGAATCAGGTGACCATTTGCATCTCGACCAACGATCCTGCAAAATCCAGACAATTGTATGAAGCCCTGCAAGAAGGCGGCACTGTCGTCATGCCGTTGCAGGAAGCTTTTTTTAGTCCCGCCTACGGCATTGTTACAGACAAGTTCGGCGTGAGTTTCCAAATCTATACAGAAGGCCAACACAATATGTAA